Below is a genomic region from Oceanivirga salmonicida.
GCATTGTAATTTCTAACTTAGTATATTTAGCAATAATATTAGCCTTAGTCCCTCCAACAAATTTACCAACAGAAAGAACTAATGGATCCTGTGAATCCACAAATTTTGTTACTATATTTTGTAATTCTGTAACAAATACACAAGCTGGATGTATTGTATCTTTGGCTAAATGAGGAGATGAGCCATGACCTGATACTCCTTCAAAATTTACATATATAGTATCACAACCTGCCATTTTATAACCAGAACTCATATTATAAGATCCTACTGGTATTGGCATTCCATGTAACCCAAAAGCTGCATCTACTCCCTCCATAATTCCGTCTTTAACTACCTTTTTAGCCCCTGTAAATGTTTCTTCGGCTTCTTGAAAAATAAGTCTGACTTCTCCACAAAATAAATGTTTATTTTCAGAAAGTATTTTTGCAGCTGCAAGTAACATTGAAGTATGAGCATCATGCCCACAAGCATGCATTTTCCCTTCATTTTTTGATTTATACTCAACATTAGATTGTTCAATTATGGGTAATGCATCTATATCTGCTCTTAATAAAACTGTTTTTCCTGCTTTATTACCAAAAATAGATGCCGCAACAGAAGATGTTCCTATTTTTTTCGATTCTATTCCAAATTTTTTTAATTCTTGCATAATAAATGCTTGTGTTTCAAATTCATTTGAACTAAGTTCTGGGTTTTGATGTATTTTTCTTCTAGTATTAATAATATAATCTTCTATTTTTTTCACTTCTTTTAAAGTGTCCATAATATCCTCCCTATTCTTTTTTATAATCTATTTTAGCTGATATAATAGCATATAATATAGCAAAAATTGAAACTATTCCTGAATTTCCAACAATCATTGCAGTAGCAATCTTTTGTGGTAATATTTGTGGTGAAAATTTTATAAAAAGTAATGAAATTGAAGCTAAAATAATTAATTTTAGTATATATTTCTTTTTTATTTTTGAGCCCATCATAACAAGCATTGCACCAAGTATTCCTGGAAGTGCAAATTTAAACGAATCAAGAATTTTTTGTGGCATTGTATTCACTATATACTGCCCTGCGATCATCACTACTACTAAAATAAATAAATTAGTAAATATAGATGAAACTAATGCATAAATTCCTGCTATTTCTGCTTTTTCAGAACCTGGATTAAGTTTTAAAGCATCTTGTGTTGCTGTAATTACTGGCATTCTCATATTACCTATATTCCCAGATAAAAAGGACATATATGTTCCTGCCGAACCCAATGTAGAATAATATGATATTGGTTCTACAATCCATACAATTCCTACAAATCCTATTATTGCAACTACTCCTGATATAACTATTTCTATTTTAGGAATATATTTTAAAATAAAAGTTAAATATAAAGGAATTAAAAAATTAAATATTAAAGCAACAAAAATAGTTATTGTTCCCCAAAAATGTATTTTTTTAAAAAATTTTTCAGATATCAAATTCATAATTATATTAATATAATATAGTTATAGACTATATCATATATCTCCTTTCCTTATTTCATTATTAATTATATAATTTAAACTATTAAATATTAATTAAACTTCCAAAAATCATCGCAAATAAAACCGAAAAAGCCATAGCCCATTCTTTTAACCATTTAAATTTATTATTTTTTTTAACTATGTAATTAATTGATAAAATAGTTAAGGCCCCAACAATAAGTGCTACTAAATTTTTAAAAGAATTATTTTTAGTTATATCTTTTTCAACTTCATTATATGAAAGTGAAAAAAAGATTGCAAAGGGTGCAAAACTTGCCATATACATTATATTTAAAGGATTAGATTTTTTCATTTTAGCTTGTATTTTATCTATATATCTTGCACATATAAGTACCATAATAAGCCAACCTGATCCTCCTATGGCCATAACCCAAGTTGCAGCAGAAAGCATTGGTTTAGCAAAATCCTCCGTTCCCAAAGTTCCGCTACTTCCTATTTTTGCTGATACAATTTCAAATGCTGCCGAACCTATAACTCCCACCCTAGAAAATGTAACAGGTCCTCCGATTTGTGTTATTAATGCTACGGCAACTGCAAATACTGCTGCCGCAGGTCCTATTGTCCCTATAACACCTATTTTCAAAGCTTTTTTCATTTCATCATCACTCAAAATATTAGTTTGCCTTGTATATTTTTTTGTAATAACAAAGAAAATAATACTTTGAACAACTACTACTGAAATCAACAATATACTCAATATCCACATAATTGGACTATTTGCTACTTGTAGAGTTTCTTTCATTTTATTACCCCCTCTTTAAACATTATAACGTAAAAGTATACAACACTTTTTTATTTATATGATTTACTTTATATATTATTTTTAATTACTTTATATTATAATTTTATCTTACAATATACTTACTGACAAGTATTAAAGATTATTTTTGTTTTTAATAATAAAAATATATATAATTGTTTATATAAAACTATAATATATTTTTAAATCTAATTAAAAAACTAGCAAAAAGCCTTTTCTTTCTACTAGTTATTATTTTTATACAATTTGAATTTATTTTTTATTCTTTTTACCATCTCTACCATATACATAATATATTACTAAGCCTGATATTAACATCAATGTTACAGAATATACGTATATCATAGCTTTGGCCTCTAAATCTACCTCAGATTGTGTGTTTTGTACTATTGCAACTCCCAAAGGTTGAAATAATGGGTGATATAGAAATACCGAAACATCATAATTTGTTAATAAATTATTAAATATAAGTGCTCCCACAGATAATACAGCAGGCATTAATATTGGTAAAACAACTTTTCTAAATGAATAAAATGCCGTTGCTCCCATTGATTTAGCAGCCTCTTCTAAAGAATCTTCTACTGAGAAAAATGCTGCTCTTATCATTCTAAATGCAAATGGTATTTTTACAACTGTATATCCTAAAACCATTATAGCGGGTGTCCCCAATAATACTATATTAAACAATATCGGTTTAGGAACATCATAAGTTGTTACAAATCCTAATGCTATTAATGTTGCTGGTAATAACCATGGTATAAGTGAAGTGTATTCATAAAATTTTGCTAATGGTGTATTTTTTTTATGTATTATTTTTGATATCACTAATGCAAAAATTACTGCTGCTAATGTTGCTAAAAATGAATATATTAAACTTACAATATATGGAGAAAATGCTGTTTCTCTTGTAAATAATGTTTTATAATGATGTAATGTTAGAGTTGTCAAATCAATTTTCCCTGCTATAATTGACGTTATATCAGAAAAAGAAAAAATTATTACAACTATAATTGGTAATATATATATTATAAATAATATATATGCTAATATATGTACTATAATATTTAAAATTTTATTTTCTATTTTTCTTTTCTTTAAAGGAGATTTTGTTTTAGAAACAGAAATATAATTCCCTTTACGCTCTATTCTATTCATTATCATTATCAAAATAACAGTTGATATTCCTAAAATTATCGATAATAACATTGCAATATCTCTAGAATTTTGTGTTTTAGAAAAAGCAATTATCATTGGATTAATTGTTTGAAAACTTTTTCCACCAACAATAAGTGGTGCTGATACAGCACTTAAACCAC
It encodes:
- a CDS encoding M20 metallopeptidase family protein, with the protein product MDTLKEVKKIEDYIINTRRKIHQNPELSSNEFETQAFIMQELKKFGIESKKIGTSSVAASIFGNKAGKTVLLRADIDALPIIEQSNVEYKSKNEGKMHACGHDAHTSMLLAAAKILSENKHLFCGEVRLIFQEAEETFTGAKKVVKDGIMEGVDAAFGLHGMPIPVGSYNMSSGYKMAGCDTIYVNFEGVSGHGSSPHLAKDTIHPACVFVTELQNIVTKFVDSQDPLVLSVGKFVGGTKANIIAKYTKLEITMRYFNSEIRKRVHELIQKRAKSIELAYEIKVDVEIEESTISMYNDETITEIAQKSAEKVFGKNKNQPMEKLMGSEDMPYYFEKAKGAYALLGYYNEEIGAVYFPHSEKYKIDENCLKFGTALHVQFALDYLNQ
- a CDS encoding DUF5058 family protein; the encoded protein is MKETLQVANSPIMWILSILLISVVVVQSIIFFVITKKYTRQTNILSDDEMKKALKIGVIGTIGPAAAVFAVAVALITQIGGPVTFSRVGVIGSAAFEIVSAKIGSSGTLGTEDFAKPMLSAATWVMAIGGSGWLIMVLICARYIDKIQAKMKKSNPLNIMYMASFAPFAIFFSLSYNEVEKDITKNNSFKNLVALIVGALTILSINYIVKKNNKFKWLKEWAMAFSVLFAMIFGSLINI
- a CDS encoding ABC transporter permease; protein product: GIVLVSGYKLIYGETGLITNLLIKIFPNMPINWFEGGLAVILTMTFAMTSNHLIFLTNTIRGIDYQIIEAAENMGAKTSEIVFKILIPMLKPTLFALTVLLFLSGLSAVSAPLIVGGKSFQTINPMIIAFSKTQNSRDIAMLLSIILGISTVILIMIMNRIERKGNYISVSKTKSPLKKRKIENKILNIIVHILAYILFIIYILPIIVVIIFSFSDITSIIAGKIDLTTLTLHHYKTLFTRETAFSPYIVSLIYSFLATLAAVIFALVISKIIHKKNTPLAKFYEYTSLIPWLLPATLIALGFVTTYDVPKPILFNIVLLGTPAIMVLGYTVVKIPFAFRMIRAAFFSVEDSLEEAAKSMGATAFYSFRKVVLPILMPAVLSVGALIFNNLLTNYDVSVFLYHPLFQPLGVAIVQNTQSEVDLEAKAMIYVYSVTLMLISGLVIYYVYGRDGKKNKK